A window of the Candidatus Nitrosotalea okcheonensis genome harbors these coding sequences:
- the rsmA gene encoding 16S rRNA (adenine(1518)-N(6)/adenine(1519)-N(6))-dimethyltransferase RsmA, producing the protein MIKRRSLGQHFLITQSIVKSIIDSAGITKDDIVLEIGTGHGILTLPLCRDAKQVISVEKDPLLYSQARNTLSHIPNLVLEEGDAFKKSIEFTILVSNLPYSESRTAIEWLVQRKFKRAIVMVQKEFAQKLTKKNGKERRAISVLANYCLDIENIMDVKNTNFRPPPKVDSIVLSIIQKHVLSSQTVHAVNKLFSFKRKTIRNIGKKMGIEIDSDKRLEEIPDGEIIEIAKRIQ; encoded by the coding sequence ATGATCAAACGCAGGTCTCTAGGGCAACATTTCCTAATAACACAATCAATCGTAAAATCAATAATTGATTCTGCTGGTATAACAAAAGATGACATTGTCCTTGAGATAGGAACAGGCCATGGTATCCTGACATTGCCGCTCTGCCGAGATGCAAAACAGGTAATCTCTGTAGAAAAAGACCCACTTCTGTATTCGCAAGCAAGGAATACTCTATCACATATTCCAAATCTAGTCTTGGAAGAGGGTGATGCTTTCAAGAAAAGTATAGAATTTACCATTCTTGTCTCAAATCTTCCCTACTCTGAGAGCAGAACTGCCATAGAATGGCTTGTTCAAAGAAAATTCAAGCGTGCTATTGTAATGGTACAAAAGGAGTTTGCCCAAAAGCTAACCAAAAAAAATGGCAAGGAAAGACGGGCCATATCAGTTCTTGCAAACTATTGTCTTGATATTGAAAACATCATGGATGTAAAAAACACAAACTTTAGACCACCTCCAAAGGTTGATTCAATTGTGTTATCTATTATCCAAAAGCATGTACTCTCAAGTCAAACAGTACATGCCGTAAACAAGCTATTTTCATTTAAAAGAAAGACCATACGTAACATTGGAAAAAAAATGGGAATAGAGATTGACTCAGATAAAAGACTTGAAGAAATACCTGATGGTGAGATAATAGAAATTGCAAAAAGAATCCAGTAA
- a CDS encoding DUF655 domain-containing protein yields MEHSQTRKYEEYAYVLDFVTRGKSTTVRGRDGIIVTAIGEERLTILELLAMPNSTFEIGERVYIGKEGRTKILSVLGRLEHEHISSSAQSELNAVVEKIVLQNEKRFVDYLNNAQPLTPRIHALELIPGIGKTYMKTMLEEREKKKFTDFKDLQERVGLKEPAKQIAKRIIEEITGETRMSLFVRK; encoded by the coding sequence TTGGAACATTCTCAAACTAGGAAGTATGAGGAATACGCATACGTATTAGATTTTGTCACAAGAGGAAAATCAACTACTGTAAGAGGACGAGATGGAATAATTGTTACAGCTATAGGAGAGGAAAGATTGACCATACTTGAACTGCTTGCCATGCCAAATTCTACCTTTGAGATTGGAGAACGAGTCTATATAGGAAAAGAAGGCAGAACAAAAATTCTTTCAGTGCTTGGCAGGCTAGAGCATGAACATATATCATCTTCTGCACAGAGTGAACTAAATGCAGTAGTGGAAAAAATTGTATTGCAAAATGAAAAAAGATTTGTAGATTATCTCAACAATGCACAACCACTCACTCCTAGAATTCATGCACTTGAATTGATACCTGGAATTGGAAAAACATACATGAAGACAATGCTAGAGGAAAGGGAAAAGAAAAAATTTACCGACTTTAAGGACTTGCAGGAAAGAGTTGGACTAAAAGAACCAGCAAAACAAATTGCAAAGAGAATCATCGAAGAGATAACGGGGGAAACAAGGATGAGTCTCTTTGTTAGAAAATGA
- a CDS encoding B12-binding domain-containing radical SAM protein, with protein MSPYRGISLATFFGCAPAVDPHRPKNSFWYYILKDQVTPKVLFDFICNPIGQKNGIANYAPYGLRKVEAALLRDGYKREEVVVAHPDHVDKFIGPETEVVGTYEMDPLGMGPVTMTFTYGRKQTSYDEFYNRDLHMKINAAKKKNGSHAKVIAGASGTWQYNYDPKKIQEYGLYAVLEGELGGIAPEIDGHAGEFFNKLIAGEFENMNPFVKSDFKVEVKEFGKDAEKFHGRFIHYWDEPDVDSIPNIVEPSMHGMVEVMRGCGRGCKFCDVTLRPLRYYSPEKVKQEIEVNIKKGGQRNAWLHSDDIFVYGLDPRKTKNMAPNRDALEELFKAVMSCGIEHTNPTHGTLAGAIADEKLLPNISKIIKSGPNNKTGVQCGFETGSLRLIGKYADRKLSPYKPEEWHWVVKEGVKTLNENHWIPAFTLIMGLDNAETEEDGWDTIRLINELEREQPESQFTVTPLTFVPIGLLEKSEFFDIGNELTAPQLGVMYKTWQHNFKYGIQKFMDKTGSNNTFKKKAFTGLARALGGVPLTAMEKYARRKGPEHERVIETIKAKYW; from the coding sequence ATGTCTCCATATCGTGGAATATCATTGGCAACTTTCTTTGGTTGCGCTCCTGCGGTAGATCCACACAGACCGAAAAACAGTTTCTGGTACTATATTTTAAAAGATCAGGTAACACCAAAAGTTCTCTTTGATTTTATCTGTAATCCTATAGGTCAAAAAAATGGTATTGCAAATTATGCTCCATATGGACTACGAAAAGTAGAAGCTGCTCTTCTCAGAGATGGATACAAGAGAGAAGAAGTTGTAGTGGCACATCCTGATCATGTGGACAAGTTTATTGGTCCTGAAACTGAAGTGGTTGGAACCTATGAAATGGATCCTCTTGGAATGGGTCCTGTAACTATGACATTTACCTATGGTAGAAAACAGACATCATATGATGAATTTTACAATCGCGATTTACACATGAAGATAAATGCTGCAAAAAAGAAAAACGGAAGCCATGCCAAAGTAATTGCTGGAGCTTCTGGAACTTGGCAGTATAATTATGATCCAAAAAAGATCCAAGAATATGGATTGTATGCAGTATTGGAAGGAGAGCTGGGTGGCATTGCACCAGAAATTGATGGACATGCTGGAGAATTTTTCAATAAACTAATTGCTGGAGAATTTGAAAACATGAATCCATTTGTTAAGAGCGATTTCAAAGTTGAAGTAAAAGAATTTGGAAAAGATGCAGAAAAATTCCATGGTAGATTCATACACTATTGGGACGAGCCAGATGTTGATAGTATACCAAATATCGTGGAGCCAAGTATGCATGGAATGGTAGAAGTCATGCGAGGATGTGGGAGAGGTTGCAAGTTTTGTGACGTTACACTAAGACCATTGAGATATTATTCACCTGAAAAAGTAAAGCAAGAGATTGAGGTGAACATAAAGAAAGGGGGACAGCGTAACGCATGGCTCCACAGTGATGATATCTTTGTCTATGGGCTTGATCCAAGAAAGACAAAGAACATGGCACCAAATAGAGATGCATTAGAAGAACTCTTCAAGGCAGTCATGTCATGTGGAATTGAGCACACCAATCCAACTCATGGTACCCTGGCTGGTGCAATTGCTGATGAAAAATTACTTCCAAACATATCTAAGATAATCAAATCTGGTCCTAACAACAAGACTGGAGTTCAATGTGGATTTGAAACAGGAAGCTTGAGATTGATTGGAAAATATGCAGACAGAAAACTCTCTCCATACAAACCAGAGGAATGGCATTGGGTTGTAAAAGAAGGGGTAAAGACACTAAACGAAAATCATTGGATTCCGGCATTTACATTAATCATGGGTCTTGACAACGCAGAAACAGAAGAAGACGGTTGGGATACAATACGACTCATCAATGAACTAGAAAGAGAGCAACCCGAATCCCAGTTTACTGTGACTCCACTCACATTTGTTCCAATTGGATTGCTTGAAAAATCCGAGTTCTTTGATATTGGAAATGAATTGACTGCACCACAACTTGGTGTCATGTACAAGACATGGCAACATAACTTCAAGTATGGAATCCAAAAATTCATGGATAAAACCGGAAGTAATAATACTTTCAAGAAAAAGGCATTTACCGGTCTTGCAAGAGCATTGGGTGGTGTTCCATTGACTGCAATGGAAAAATATGCAAGAAGAAAAGGTCCAGAGCACGAGAGAGTAATAGAAACCATCAAGGCAAAGTACTGGTAG
- a CDS encoding RNA polymerase Rpb4 has protein sequence MEEVKKKQGISIPEVKEIMEKVDTESMDQIQRWTYDYVTKFSKIDAKAAKKLKQQLVKECGIQEEEAVEIVNNLPSTEAELRAFTFGWKKLILAETLDKMLKIIKENS, from the coding sequence ATGGAAGAAGTAAAGAAGAAACAAGGCATTTCTATTCCAGAAGTAAAAGAAATTATGGAAAAAGTTGATACTGAATCAATGGACCAAATTCAAAGATGGACATATGATTATGTTACAAAGTTTTCAAAAATTGATGCCAAGGCTGCAAAGAAACTCAAGCAGCAACTTGTAAAAGAATGTGGCATACAAGAAGAAGAAGCAGTAGAAATTGTAAATAATCTCCCAAGTACTGAAGCTGAATTGCGAGCATTTACTTTCGGCTGGAAGAAACTAATTCTTGCTGAAACACTCGACAAGATGCTAAAGATAATCAAGGAGAACTCTTAA
- a CDS encoding SirB1 family protein: MNEFDPFAAEWISYAKSPQYTLIEKCLKLSQILEFPDLDITEYIQKLKTFEQGLCDHISDVKNPIYLVSMLNEYMFDILEFEGNSDDYYNPRNNFLNVVIDKRTGIPITLSIIYIELAKVIGLELSPVGFPGHFLVKYSEELVLDPFNGGSLLDIEDLQDILDATYGEGVEFEPEYLNDIEPEKILIRILRNLKGSYTESFSYEKAMHCINMILGLDPNAPEDIRDKGIIQTRLLQNDLALASLNKYIELAPEADDVDDVLEMIKNIKEKSSQ, encoded by the coding sequence ATGAATGAATTTGATCCATTTGCAGCAGAGTGGATTTCTTATGCAAAAAGTCCACAATACACACTAATTGAAAAATGTCTAAAATTATCCCAGATCCTAGAATTTCCTGACTTGGATATCACAGAATATATACAAAAATTAAAAACATTTGAACAAGGGTTATGTGATCACATATCCGATGTCAAAAACCCCATCTACCTTGTTTCCATGTTAAATGAGTACATGTTTGACATCTTGGAATTTGAAGGAAATAGTGATGACTATTACAATCCAAGAAACAACTTTCTCAATGTAGTAATTGACAAGCGTACCGGAATACCAATTACATTATCAATTATCTACATCGAGCTTGCAAAAGTAATAGGACTTGAGCTTAGTCCTGTTGGGTTTCCAGGTCATTTCCTTGTAAAATATTCAGAGGAGCTTGTTTTGGATCCATTCAATGGAGGTAGTCTATTAGATATCGAAGACCTGCAGGACATACTTGATGCTACATATGGTGAAGGAGTAGAGTTTGAGCCAGAATATCTAAATGACATAGAACCAGAAAAGATTTTGATAAGAATTCTAAGAAACCTAAAGGGCTCGTACACCGAGTCTTTCAGTTATGAGAAAGCAATGCACTGCATCAATATGATACTAGGCCTTGATCCCAACGCACCTGAAGATATTAGAGACAAAGGAATTATTCAGACAAGACTATTACAAAATGATCTTGCGTTAGCATCTCTTAACAAGTATATCGAACTTGCTCCAGAAGCAGATGATGTTGACGATGTATTAGAGATGATAAAAAACATCAAGGAAAAATCTAGTCAATAA
- a CDS encoding metallophosphoesterase family protein, with protein MKIVQISDVHVGAQFKEETFDIAVEEINQLKPSVIVATGDLTNEGLLKEYEKCKAKFSQFDTEKIIAMSGNHDYRNTGYLLFKKFFPFDSVNELDDDTILVTLGTARPDRDEGEIGYRQNLWLERTMKKYENKTKILAMHHHLIGVPDTGNDRVTVIDSGDALRTALASKIDLVICGHKHRPWFWNFGNLSIANAGTVSSERMRGLFDNTYNIITIEKGKIKVDLKIVGGEKIHLKDLVENYKRFGEE; from the coding sequence ATGAAGATAGTACAGATTTCAGATGTTCATGTTGGGGCTCAATTCAAAGAGGAAACCTTTGATATCGCAGTGGAAGAGATAAATCAACTCAAACCGTCTGTTATTGTAGCAACTGGTGATCTCACAAATGAGGGACTACTCAAGGAATATGAAAAATGCAAAGCCAAGTTCTCTCAGTTTGATACTGAAAAGATAATTGCAATGAGTGGAAATCATGATTATAGAAACACGGGATATCTTCTCTTCAAAAAGTTCTTTCCTTTTGATTCTGTAAATGAACTAGATGATGATACAATACTTGTAACACTTGGTACTGCAAGACCTGATCGAGATGAGGGCGAGATAGGGTATAGACAGAACCTGTGGCTGGAGAGAACCATGAAAAAATATGAAAACAAGACCAAGATACTTGCAATGCATCATCATCTGATCGGCGTTCCTGATACTGGAAATGATAGGGTAACTGTAATAGATTCTGGAGATGCACTGCGTACTGCACTTGCAAGCAAGATAGACCTTGTAATATGTGGCCACAAGCACAGGCCATGGTTTTGGAATTTTGGAAATTTATCTATAGCAAATGCCGGAACTGTATCTTCTGAAAGAATGAGGGGACTCTTTGATAACACATACAATATTATTACTATTGAGAAAGGCAAAATCAAAGTGGATTTGAAGATTGTAGGCGGGGAGAAAATTCACCTCAAGGATCTTGTGGAAAACTACAAACGTTTTGGCGAAGAATAA
- a CDS encoding HemK2/MTQ2 family protein methyltransferase, with protein MQKESSNYYVPAEDSIFFSDYLKNKTGKSALDIGTGSGILADTLSKNFTLVVATDINIAALVKTHATIDNCICCNAADALNTSFDLIVCNLPYLPSDKLFDPAVDGLHDGIEIPSMIIKSASQRIEKSGKMVFLTSSLAKYDSLIQLSTSLGFDVKIAAKKKLFYEELIVIECTRNKP; from the coding sequence TTGCAAAAAGAATCCAGTAATTACTATGTGCCAGCAGAGGATTCGATCTTCTTTTCTGATTATTTAAAAAACAAAACAGGCAAGTCTGCACTTGACATTGGAACAGGCTCTGGAATTCTCGCAGATACTTTATCAAAAAATTTTACACTTGTTGTTGCAACTGATATTAACATTGCTGCGCTAGTCAAGACACATGCAACAATTGACAACTGCATCTGTTGCAATGCAGCTGATGCACTGAATACTAGTTTTGATCTGATTGTGTGTAACCTACCATATCTACCATCTGATAAATTGTTTGATCCTGCAGTAGATGGTCTGCATGATGGTATAGAGATCCCAAGTATGATAATAAAATCTGCTAGCCAGAGAATTGAAAAAAGCGGTAAGATGGTATTTCTTACCTCTTCTCTTGCAAAGTATGACTCCTTGATACAATTATCCACGTCTCTTGGTTTTGATGTTAAAATCGCCGCAAAAAAGAAATTATTTTATGAAGAATTGATTGTAATAGAATGTACAAGAAACAAACCCTAA
- a CDS encoding isocitrate/isopropylmalate dehydrogenase family protein produces MGKKAAIIRGDGIGPEIVDSMLKVLKACNTQTELVLCEAGSEQWEKYGGETYIPDATMSILENSDAGFKGPTTTIPKPNSPRSVAVTLRQKFDLYANIRPIKTYKRITPDKTLDFVCFREATEGLYTGIEFKVSDDAAIAIRKITRQGSSRFINSALAWAKKYHMSKLVAVTKRNILKITDGIFWEEVEKASKANPGISVEELYIDNMTQQLVIKPEQFNGSVLISTNLFMDIISELASGIIGSIGLVYSANMGDKFAMFEAAHGSAPSFKGLNKVNPTAAVLSGAWMTEYLGETHIRDAIFAATDQVINEGKYVTFDIGGSATTTQMTDAIIEIAKQKLRK; encoded by the coding sequence TTGGGAAAAAAGGCTGCAATAATCAGAGGAGATGGTATTGGCCCAGAAATTGTTGATTCAATGTTAAAGGTATTGAAGGCATGTAACACTCAAACTGAATTGGTTTTATGCGAAGCAGGATCTGAACAATGGGAAAAATATGGTGGAGAGACATACATTCCAGATGCAACAATGAGTATTCTGGAAAACTCGGATGCTGGGTTCAAGGGACCTACAACCACAATCCCCAAGCCAAACTCTCCAAGAAGTGTTGCAGTGACACTGCGACAAAAATTTGATCTATATGCAAACATCAGACCAATCAAGACATACAAGAGAATAACTCCAGACAAGACATTGGATTTTGTGTGTTTCAGGGAAGCAACTGAGGGGCTCTACACTGGAATTGAATTCAAGGTATCAGATGATGCTGCAATTGCAATTAGAAAGATCACACGGCAGGGAAGCAGTCGTTTTATCAACTCGGCATTAGCATGGGCAAAAAAATACCACATGAGCAAGTTGGTTGCAGTAACAAAGAGAAACATTCTAAAAATTACCGACGGAATATTCTGGGAAGAAGTGGAAAAGGCATCCAAGGCAAATCCCGGAATATCTGTTGAAGAATTATACATAGACAACATGACCCAACAACTGGTCATAAAACCAGAGCAGTTCAACGGCTCTGTCTTGATAAGCACTAACCTCTTTATGGACATAATATCAGAATTGGCATCAGGCATAATTGGATCCATTGGATTGGTTTACTCTGCAAACATGGGAGACAAGTTTGCCATGTTTGAGGCTGCTCATGGAAGTGCACCGTCATTCAAGGGACTAAACAAGGTAAATCCAACTGCTGCCGTATTATCAGGAGCATGGATGACAGAATATCTTGGTGAGACACACATCAGAGATGCAATATTTGCTGCCACAGATCAGGTAATCAATGAAGGCAAGTATGTTACATTTGACATTGGTGGGAGTGCGACCACTACACAAATGACTGATGCAATAATAGAGATTGCAAAACAGAAACTACGAAAATAG
- a CDS encoding dihydroorotate dehydrogenase electron transfer subunit, producing the protein MQKSFDTPKIVTIEKVVDETPTVRTLFFSDDTMSQVLPGQFAMVWILGVNEIPMSVMISQENGKAAFTVRKHGFATTELFSKKVGDQIGIRGPYGNSFTIKQGKLLLVGGGTGLVPLIRLVTFLKKTDDVTIIMGAKTKSEVFFEGLANKLLEGTLHKVIVVTEDGSYGQKGLVTDVMENLFHETGFDAVYTCGPEKMMHKVVQIASSNKTHVEASIERMMKCGIGICGSCCFGDVMACKDGTVFDGSTLLSNKEFGYTHRNKSGVLDNY; encoded by the coding sequence TTGCAAAAAAGTTTTGATACTCCAAAGATTGTGACAATAGAGAAAGTGGTTGACGAAACTCCCACAGTACGCACTCTATTTTTCTCTGATGATACAATGTCCCAAGTTCTTCCAGGACAATTTGCGATGGTGTGGATACTTGGTGTAAATGAAATCCCGATGAGTGTAATGATATCACAAGAAAATGGCAAGGCCGCATTTACAGTAAGAAAACACGGGTTTGCCACTACAGAATTATTCTCAAAGAAGGTTGGAGATCAGATAGGTATTAGAGGACCATATGGAAATTCGTTTACAATAAAGCAAGGCAAACTACTTTTGGTTGGTGGAGGAACTGGACTTGTTCCTTTAATACGACTGGTTACATTTCTCAAGAAAACCGATGATGTAACAATCATCATGGGGGCAAAGACAAAATCTGAAGTCTTTTTTGAAGGACTGGCAAACAAACTACTTGAAGGTACTCTGCATAAAGTGATTGTTGTTACAGAAGATGGAAGCTATGGACAAAAGGGCCTCGTTACAGATGTGATGGAGAATTTATTCCATGAAACTGGGTTTGACGCAGTATATACATGTGGTCCTGAAAAAATGATGCACAAAGTTGTACAGATCGCATCCTCAAACAAGACACATGTTGAGGCAAGCATTGAAAGAATGATGAAATGTGGAATTGGAATTTGTGGTAGCTGTTGCTTTGGTGATGTGATGGCATGCAAGGATGGAACTGTTTTTGATGGGTCTACTCTACTTTCAAACAAAGAGTTTGGGTACACACACCGGAACAAATCAGGCGTGCTTGATAATTACTAG
- the radA gene encoding DNA repair and recombination protein RadA, producing the protein MDDLRLENLDGVGPVTSKKLSDAGIHNILDLVVRGPVDISEITGMDLDAAVNLVNKARQQLIDNGQIAKEFVSATEIYKRRQDIGKITTGTNALDTLFDGGIETQAVTEVYGEFGAGKTQLCHTVCVTVQKPKEEGGLDGGVLYIDTEHTFRPERIVSIAKAKGLDPEKILDRIMVARAYNSAHQELILQEAGPVIEENKIKLIIVDSAVGLFRAEFLGRGTLSVRQQRLNKFMHLLSRTAETYNVAAIATNQVQSSPDQFFGDPTRPVGGNVVAHASTYRVYLKKSGKKRIARMVDSPHHPEQEVLYTLTEGGVADPEDETKKKKKEEPEE; encoded by the coding sequence ATGGACGATTTAAGATTAGAAAATCTAGATGGGGTAGGCCCAGTAACTTCCAAGAAGCTAAGCGATGCAGGAATCCATAACATATTGGATCTTGTTGTAAGAGGACCAGTAGACATATCGGAAATCACTGGTATGGATCTTGATGCTGCTGTAAATCTGGTAAACAAAGCGAGACAACAGCTAATTGATAACGGTCAAATTGCTAAAGAATTTGTTTCAGCAACTGAGATCTATAAAAGAAGACAGGATATAGGAAAGATCACAACTGGAACTAATGCACTTGATACTCTATTTGATGGCGGAATTGAGACACAAGCCGTAACCGAAGTTTATGGTGAATTTGGTGCTGGCAAGACACAACTTTGTCATACTGTATGTGTGACTGTTCAAAAACCAAAAGAAGAAGGTGGACTTGACGGTGGGGTGTTGTACATAGACACTGAACATACATTCAGACCCGAAAGAATTGTTTCAATTGCAAAAGCAAAGGGTCTTGATCCAGAAAAAATTCTTGACAGAATTATGGTGGCAAGAGCATACAATAGTGCTCATCAGGAATTGATCTTACAAGAGGCAGGTCCTGTAATTGAAGAAAATAAAATAAAATTAATTATTGTAGACTCTGCAGTAGGCCTTTTCAGAGCCGAATTCCTTGGCAGGGGCACTCTTTCTGTAAGGCAACAGAGATTAAACAAATTCATGCATCTGCTTTCAAGAACTGCTGAAACATACAATGTGGCAGCAATAGCGACAAACCAAGTCCAGTCATCACCTGACCAATTCTTCGGTGATCCAACAAGACCTGTAGGAGGAAACGTTGTAGCACATGCCTCAACATATCGTGTTTACCTCAAGAAATCAGGTAAGAAGAGAATTGCCAGAATGGTTGACAGTCCTCACCATCCAGAACAAGAGGTTCTCTACACACTAACCGAAGGCGGTGTTGCAGATCCAGAGGATGAGACCAAGAAGAAAAAGAAAGAAGAGCCTGAAGAATAG
- a CDS encoding 30S ribosomal protein S30e yields MPTHGSLTKAGKVRGQTPKVPSRERHGTISITRNKDNFRKRFVLKRVPGQNKPGQRRRK; encoded by the coding sequence GTGCCAACTCACGGATCGCTTACTAAAGCAGGAAAAGTAAGAGGACAAACTCCTAAAGTTCCATCACGGGAAAGACATGGAACAATATCCATTACACGAAACAAGGATAATTTTAGAAAAAGATTCGTCCTAAAAAGAGTCCCCGGTCAAAACAAACCCGGTCAACGAAGAAGAAAGTAG
- a CDS encoding dihydroorotate dehydrogenase, with protein sequence MSPDISTNVGPIVLERPTMLASGILGISLDVFGRLYKEGAGALVTKSLSREPWDGYPNPTVVGLQHGYLNAVGLSNPGASYFAKMLSSNQDVPIIISLVGSIPEDFTFMIKQFENVKILGYELNLSCPHVEKVGLEVGDDPELVHTIVKSVKKESKVPVLAKVGLGSSDYLETVQTACESGIDGITAINTLRAMAIDVETARPILSHKIGGLSGPPIKPVAVRCVYEISSKFDIPIIGCGGISSWEDAVEFLLAGSRAIQVGSAVGEKWTGVFSEINNGISKYMEKKNFKKLSEMVGLAKKF encoded by the coding sequence GTGAGTCCTGACATCTCAACTAATGTGGGCCCGATTGTACTTGAAAGACCAACTATGCTTGCATCTGGCATTCTAGGTATATCACTTGACGTTTTTGGTCGTCTATATAAAGAAGGAGCAGGTGCACTTGTTACCAAATCACTTAGCAGGGAACCATGGGATGGATACCCAAACCCAACTGTCGTTGGGCTACAACATGGATATCTAAATGCCGTCGGACTATCAAACCCCGGTGCATCATATTTTGCAAAAATGTTGTCATCAAATCAAGATGTTCCGATAATTATCAGCCTTGTTGGCTCTATTCCAGAGGACTTTACATTCATGATAAAACAATTTGAAAATGTAAAAATTCTTGGATACGAACTTAACCTGTCATGTCCTCATGTCGAAAAAGTTGGGCTTGAAGTAGGAGATGATCCTGAACTTGTCCACACCATAGTCAAATCCGTAAAAAAAGAATCAAAGGTTCCAGTGCTTGCAAAAGTTGGTCTTGGCTCTTCAGACTATTTAGAAACTGTACAAACTGCATGTGAAAGTGGAATTGATGGTATAACCGCAATAAACACATTACGTGCAATGGCAATTGATGTGGAAACAGCAAGGCCTATTCTGAGTCACAAAATTGGTGGACTGTCTGGACCTCCAATCAAGCCTGTTGCGGTAAGATGCGTCTATGAAATCTCATCCAAGTTTGATATCCCAATCATTGGTTGTGGTGGTATCTCAAGTTGGGAAGATGCAGTAGAATTTTTACTTGCAGGGTCAAGAGCCATACAGGTTGGCAGTGCTGTTGGAGAAAAATGGACTGGCGTCTTCTCTGAGATAAATAATGGGATATCAAAGTATATGGAAAAAAAGAATTTTAAAAAATTAAGTGAGATGGTTGGACTTGCAAAAAAGTTTTGA
- a CDS encoding 50S ribosomal protein L21 translates to MTTKKPKGRSHGFMHKSRSVMTKDKVRGVSFLLREYAVGDKVLVILDPSQHKALPHRRYHGKVGTVTTVGRRTVKLAVNLGNKSKTLITRLDHIKPFGVA, encoded by the coding sequence ATGACTACTAAGAAACCAAAGGGTCGTTCACACGGCTTTATGCACAAGTCACGATCCGTTATGACTAAGGATAAGGTCAGAGGAGTCTCTTTTCTATTAAGAGAATATGCAGTGGGTGACAAAGTTTTGGTAATACTAGATCCTTCACAACACAAGGCATTACCACATCGCAGATATCATGGAAAGGTGGGAACAGTTACTACTGTAGGCAGAAGAACCGTGAAACTTGCAGTTAATCTTGGTAACAAGTCAAAAACCTTAATCACTAGGTTAGACCATATCAAACCATTTGGTGTTGCATAG